A genomic stretch from Triplophysa dalaica isolate WHDGS20190420 chromosome 4, ASM1584641v1, whole genome shotgun sequence includes:
- the srsf7a gene encoding serine and arginine rich splicing factor 7a isoform X2: protein MSYSSRSSSRPSDCKVYVGDLGNGAAKGELERAFSYYGPLRSVWVARNPPGFAFVEYEDARDAEDAVKGMDGKVLCGARVRVELSNGMSRKSRYGRPNRRQFDPNDRCYQCGESGHYAYDCYRFNKRRGRRSRSGSRSRSRSRGRRYRSHSRSRSNERKYRSPSYSKRRSRSGSPARSRSRTPVRRSRSPVRRSKSPVRRSRTPVRRDSRSRSASRQRVRSVSRSRSRSRSVSHKKDRSPSPRRSPTPGAD from the exons ATGTCCTACTCATCCCGAAGTTCCTCTCGTCCCTCAGACTGTAAGGTCTATGTGGGTGATCTTGGCAACGGTGCAGCCAAAGGTGAACTCGAACGAGCCTTCAGTTACTATGGACCATTACGGAGCGTGTGGGTTGCTCGGAACCCACCAGGTTTTGCCTTTGTTGAGTATGAAGATGCGAGAGATGCAGAGGATGCCGTAAAGGGGATGGATGGAAA GGTTCTTTGTGGAGCTCGTGTTCGAGTTGAATTGTCAAACGGTATGTCCAGAAAGTCTCGTTATGGGCGCCCCAACCGCAGGCAATTTGACCCCAACGACCGGTGCTACCAGTGTGGAGAAAGTGGTCATTACGCTTATGACTGCTATCGCTTCAACAAGAGGCGTGGACGTCGCAGCAG ATCTGGATCACGTTCTCGGTCTAGATCTCGTGGTCGGCGCTACCGCTCCCACAGTCGTAGCCGTAGCAATGAGAG gaaGTACCGTTCACCCTCATACTCCAAACGCCGAAGCAG GTCAGGTTCCCCAGCCCGCTCTAGATCCAGAACTCCTGTGCGTCGTTCTCGTTCACCTGTGCGCAGGTCCAAAAGCCCTGTCCGAAGATCTAGAACCCCTGTCCGAAGAGACAG TCGTTCACGCTCTGCTTCCAGGCAGAGGGTTCGTAGTGTGTCCAGATCCCGTTCTCGGTCTCGTTCAGTCAGCCACAAAAAAGACAG GTCTCCCAGCCCAAGAAGAAGCCCAACACCAGGTGCTGACTGA
- the slc8a2a gene encoding sodium/calcium exchanger 2a isoform X2 encodes MAPPPCLHLLLLLFLLLLSTQVYADSSIHENSNRSADSPKRSCADKVTCQPGILLPVWLPLDPSLGMQTLRAVIYFSALLYMFLGVSIIADRFMAAIEVITSQEKEVTMTGANGEKTVVTVRIWNETVSNLTLMAMGSSAPEILLSVIEVCGHGFQAGELGPGTIVGSAAFNMFVIIGICVLMIPDGEVRKIKHLRVFFITASWSIFAYIWLYLILAVISPGVVQVWEATVTLAFFPLCVLMAWIADRQLLFYKYITKRYRADKRHGIIVEMEGDLAPRGIDAIMGEKYQNSSTSVHVETNKVHEQDREEVIRMLKELRQKHPDKDLDQLIEMANYSTMQKQHKSRAFYRVQATRMMIGAGNVLKKHAAAGQAKKAAAGLAEDDLATCAHIAFEQAQYKCSENCGSISLWVCLRGGTGTRTFNVDYRTENGSASAGADYDYCEGILVFLPGDTRKEIKVGIIDDDVFEDDEHFFVRLSNLREGEEGGTTDAARLVEPYVTTVTILDDDHAGSFSFGRRELCVGECSGVVEVPVNRTTGVRGTVVIPYHTEDGSARQGVDYEHTQGELEFTNEQTSKMLQVRIINMQEFEKREHFYIVLEEPKWLKRGISATAGPQLDVARRIAEKGKPILGENSKLEIIIEESMTFKNTVDRLLKDTNLAEVIGTHSWREQFIEAVTVSAGECDEEGGEPQPPSCFDYFMHVFSVFWKVLFAFVPPTGYWNGWACFIVSILVIGMLTAVIGDLASHFGCTVGLRDTVTAVVFVALGTSIPDTFASKVAATQDQYADASVGNVTGSNAVNVFLGIGVAWSISAIYWEVKGQVFYVDPGSLAFSVTLFTIFAFINIGVLMLRRRPSVGGELGGPKVPKILTGMLFIGLWLLYITFSSLEAYCHITGF; translated from the exons ATGGCTCCTCCTCCTTGCCTCCACCTTCTCCTCCTGCTCTTCCTTCTTCTCCTCTCTACACAGGTGTACGCGGACAGCAGCATTCACGAGAACAGCAATAGGAGCGCAGATAGTCCCAAGAGATCCTGTGCTGATAAGGTCACATGTCAACCAGGGATTCTACTTCCTGTCTGGTTGCCGCTTGACCCCTCACTGGGTATGCAGACATTAAGAGCAGTCATCTACTTCTCAGCTCTACTCTACATGTTCCTGGGTGTGTCCATCATTGCTGACCGCTTCATGGCCGCCATTGAGGTCATCACCTCACAG GAGAAAGAGGTGACTATGACAGGTGCGAATGGAGAGAAGACAGTAGTGACAGTTCGAATCTGGAATGAAACAGTCTCAAACCTCACACTTATGGCCATGGGTTCATCAGCACCTGAGATACTGCTTTCTGTGATAGAG GTGTGTGGGCATGGTTTTCAGGCAGGAGAACTGGGTCCTGGCACTATAGTGGGCAGCGCAGCATTTAACATGTTTGTGATAATCGGCATCTGTGTGTTGATGATACCCGACGGAGAGGTGAGAAAGATTAAACATCTCAGAGTCTTCTTCATTACTGCGTCCTGGAGCATATTCGCATACATCTGGCTCTACCTCATCCTGGCAGTCATAAGCCCAGGTGTTGTacag GTGTGGGAGGCAACGGTCACTCTGGCCTTCTTCCCTTTGTGTGTACTCATGGCGTGGATCGCTGACCGGCAGCTTCTCTTTTACAAATACATAACCAAACGTTACCGTGCCGACAAACGTCATGGTATCATTGTGGAGATGGAGGGCGACCTCGCACCCAGAGGCATTGATGCCATTATGGgggaaaaatatcaaaacagcAGTACCAGTGTTCATGTTGAGACAAATAAAGTACATGAACAGGACAGAGAGGAG GTGATCCGCATGCTGAAGGAACTGAGACAGAAGCATCCAGACAAAGATCTGGACCAGCTTATCGAGATGGCAAACTACAGCACCATGCAGAAACAGCACAAGAGCCGAGCCTTCTACAGGGTGCAGGCCACACGCATGATGATCGGTGCGGGAAATGTACTAAAGAAACATGCCGCAGCTGGACAGGCGAAGAAAGCAGCCGCTGGTTTAGCTGAGGATGATCTTGCCACCTGCGCTCACATCGCATTTGAGCAGGCGCAGTATAAGTGCAGTGAGAACTGTGGGAGCATCAGTCTGTGGGTCTGCCTGCGGGGGGGAACAGGCACCAGAACGTTTAATGTCGATTACAGGACGGAGAACGGGTCAGCAAGTGCTGGGGCAGATTATGATTATTGTGAGGGAATCCTGGTGTTTCTGCCTGGAGATACACGCAAAGAAATAAAG GTGGGTATTATTGACGATGATGTGTTTGAAGATGATGAACACTTCTTTGTGCGTCTCTCAAACCTGCGAGAGGGAGAGGAGGGGGGAACCACTGATGCTGCCCGACTGGTTGAACCCTACGTTACCACAGTAACCATCCTGGATGATGACCATGCAGGGAGCTTCTCATTCGGTCGGAGGGAGCTCTGTGTGGGTGAATGCTCGGGTGTGGTGGAGGTGCCTGTGAACCGGACCACAGGTGTGCGAGGGACTGTGGTGATTCCGTATCACACGGAGGACGGTTCGGCACGACAGGGTGTTGACTATGAACACACACAAGGAGAGCTGGAGTTTACCAATGAACAGACTAG taaGATGCTACAGGTGCGCATCATTAACATGCAGGAATTTGAGAAGCGAGAACATTTCTACATTGTCCTTGAAGAACCCAAATGGCTCAAGAGAGGCATCTCAg CCACTGCTGGTCCACAGCTGGACGTAGCCAGACGTATAGCAGAGAAAGGAAAGCCAATTCTGGGTGAAAACAGCAAGCTAGAGATCATTATAGAGGAGAGCATGACCTTCAAG aaTACTGTAGATCGTCTGTTGAAGGATACTAATCTTGCAGAAGTAATTGGCACACACTCCTGGAGAGAGCAGTTCATCGAAGCAGTAACAGTCAGTGCAG GAGAATGTGATGAAGAAGGAGGGGAGCCTCAGCCGCCATCTTGCTTTGATTATTTCATGCAcgtgttttctgtgttctgGAAGGTTCTGTTTGCCTTTGTTCCACCCACAGGGTACTGGAATGGCTGGGCCTGCTTTATTGTGTCCATTCTGGTTATCGGCATGCTAACTGCTGTCATCGGAGACTTGGCATCTCATTTTGGCTGCACGGTGGGACTTCGTGACACCGTCACGGCTGTGGTGTTTGTTGCCTTAGGAACTTCCATACCAG ATACGTTTGCAAGTAAGGTTGCCGCTACACAGGATCAGTATGCAGATGCTTCTGTTGGAAACGTAACCGGTAGCAACGCCGTTAATGTCTTCCTTGGGATTGGTGTGGCCTGGTCCATTTCAGCCATTTACTgggaggtcaaaggtcaggtGTTTTACGTAGACCCTGGATCACTCGCCTTCTCCGTCACACTCTTTACCATCTTTGCCTTTATCAACATTGGTGTGCTGATGCTACGGCGACGGCCATCGGTGGGCGGAGAGCTGGGAGGGCCCAAAGTGCCGAAGATTCTGACAGGAATGTTGTTCATCGGATTGTGGCTTCTCTACATCACATTCTCCAGCCTTGAGGCCTACTGTCACATCACTGGCTTCTAA
- the slc8a2a gene encoding sodium/calcium exchanger 2a isoform X1: MAPPPCLHLLLLLFLLLLSTQVYADSSIHENSNRSADSPKRSCADKVTCQPGILLPVWLPLDPSLGMQTLRAVIYFSALLYMFLGVSIIADRFMAAIEVITSQEKEVTMTGANGEKTVVTVRIWNETVSNLTLMAMGSSAPEILLSVIEVCGHGFQAGELGPGTIVGSAAFNMFVIIGICVLMIPDGEVRKIKHLRVFFITASWSIFAYIWLYLILAVISPGVVQVWEATVTLAFFPLCVLMAWIADRQLLFYKYITKRYRADKRHGIIVEMEGDLAPRGIDAIMGEKYQNSSTSVHVETNKVHEQDREEVIRMLKELRQKHPDKDLDQLIEMANYSTMQKQHKSRAFYRVQATRMMIGAGNVLKKHAAAGQAKKAAAGLAEDDLATCAHIAFEQAQYKCSENCGSISLWVCLRGGTGTRTFNVDYRTENGSASAGADYDYCEGILVFLPGDTRKEIKVGIIDDDVFEDDEHFFVRLSNLREGEEGGTTDAARLVEPYVTTVTILDDDHAGSFSFGRRELCVGECSGVVEVPVNRTTGVRGTVVIPYHTEDGSARQGVDYEHTQGELEFTNEQTSKMLQVRIINMQEFEKREHFYIVLEEPKWLKRGISATAGPQLDVARRIAEKGKPILGENSKLEIIIEESMTFKVRQGMAPNGVLDVNTVDRLLKDTNLAEVIGTHSWREQFIEAVTVSAGECDEEGGEPQPPSCFDYFMHVFSVFWKVLFAFVPPTGYWNGWACFIVSILVIGMLTAVIGDLASHFGCTVGLRDTVTAVVFVALGTSIPDTFASKVAATQDQYADASVGNVTGSNAVNVFLGIGVAWSISAIYWEVKGQVFYVDPGSLAFSVTLFTIFAFINIGVLMLRRRPSVGGELGGPKVPKILTGMLFIGLWLLYITFSSLEAYCHITGF, translated from the exons ATGGCTCCTCCTCCTTGCCTCCACCTTCTCCTCCTGCTCTTCCTTCTTCTCCTCTCTACACAGGTGTACGCGGACAGCAGCATTCACGAGAACAGCAATAGGAGCGCAGATAGTCCCAAGAGATCCTGTGCTGATAAGGTCACATGTCAACCAGGGATTCTACTTCCTGTCTGGTTGCCGCTTGACCCCTCACTGGGTATGCAGACATTAAGAGCAGTCATCTACTTCTCAGCTCTACTCTACATGTTCCTGGGTGTGTCCATCATTGCTGACCGCTTCATGGCCGCCATTGAGGTCATCACCTCACAG GAGAAAGAGGTGACTATGACAGGTGCGAATGGAGAGAAGACAGTAGTGACAGTTCGAATCTGGAATGAAACAGTCTCAAACCTCACACTTATGGCCATGGGTTCATCAGCACCTGAGATACTGCTTTCTGTGATAGAG GTGTGTGGGCATGGTTTTCAGGCAGGAGAACTGGGTCCTGGCACTATAGTGGGCAGCGCAGCATTTAACATGTTTGTGATAATCGGCATCTGTGTGTTGATGATACCCGACGGAGAGGTGAGAAAGATTAAACATCTCAGAGTCTTCTTCATTACTGCGTCCTGGAGCATATTCGCATACATCTGGCTCTACCTCATCCTGGCAGTCATAAGCCCAGGTGTTGTacag GTGTGGGAGGCAACGGTCACTCTGGCCTTCTTCCCTTTGTGTGTACTCATGGCGTGGATCGCTGACCGGCAGCTTCTCTTTTACAAATACATAACCAAACGTTACCGTGCCGACAAACGTCATGGTATCATTGTGGAGATGGAGGGCGACCTCGCACCCAGAGGCATTGATGCCATTATGGgggaaaaatatcaaaacagcAGTACCAGTGTTCATGTTGAGACAAATAAAGTACATGAACAGGACAGAGAGGAG GTGATCCGCATGCTGAAGGAACTGAGACAGAAGCATCCAGACAAAGATCTGGACCAGCTTATCGAGATGGCAAACTACAGCACCATGCAGAAACAGCACAAGAGCCGAGCCTTCTACAGGGTGCAGGCCACACGCATGATGATCGGTGCGGGAAATGTACTAAAGAAACATGCCGCAGCTGGACAGGCGAAGAAAGCAGCCGCTGGTTTAGCTGAGGATGATCTTGCCACCTGCGCTCACATCGCATTTGAGCAGGCGCAGTATAAGTGCAGTGAGAACTGTGGGAGCATCAGTCTGTGGGTCTGCCTGCGGGGGGGAACAGGCACCAGAACGTTTAATGTCGATTACAGGACGGAGAACGGGTCAGCAAGTGCTGGGGCAGATTATGATTATTGTGAGGGAATCCTGGTGTTTCTGCCTGGAGATACACGCAAAGAAATAAAG GTGGGTATTATTGACGATGATGTGTTTGAAGATGATGAACACTTCTTTGTGCGTCTCTCAAACCTGCGAGAGGGAGAGGAGGGGGGAACCACTGATGCTGCCCGACTGGTTGAACCCTACGTTACCACAGTAACCATCCTGGATGATGACCATGCAGGGAGCTTCTCATTCGGTCGGAGGGAGCTCTGTGTGGGTGAATGCTCGGGTGTGGTGGAGGTGCCTGTGAACCGGACCACAGGTGTGCGAGGGACTGTGGTGATTCCGTATCACACGGAGGACGGTTCGGCACGACAGGGTGTTGACTATGAACACACACAAGGAGAGCTGGAGTTTACCAATGAACAGACTAG taaGATGCTACAGGTGCGCATCATTAACATGCAGGAATTTGAGAAGCGAGAACATTTCTACATTGTCCTTGAAGAACCCAAATGGCTCAAGAGAGGCATCTCAg CCACTGCTGGTCCACAGCTGGACGTAGCCAGACGTATAGCAGAGAAAGGAAAGCCAATTCTGGGTGAAAACAGCAAGCTAGAGATCATTATAGAGGAGAGCATGACCTTCAAG GTCCGACAGGGAATGGCCCCTAATGGAGTCTTAGATGTG aaTACTGTAGATCGTCTGTTGAAGGATACTAATCTTGCAGAAGTAATTGGCACACACTCCTGGAGAGAGCAGTTCATCGAAGCAGTAACAGTCAGTGCAG GAGAATGTGATGAAGAAGGAGGGGAGCCTCAGCCGCCATCTTGCTTTGATTATTTCATGCAcgtgttttctgtgttctgGAAGGTTCTGTTTGCCTTTGTTCCACCCACAGGGTACTGGAATGGCTGGGCCTGCTTTATTGTGTCCATTCTGGTTATCGGCATGCTAACTGCTGTCATCGGAGACTTGGCATCTCATTTTGGCTGCACGGTGGGACTTCGTGACACCGTCACGGCTGTGGTGTTTGTTGCCTTAGGAACTTCCATACCAG ATACGTTTGCAAGTAAGGTTGCCGCTACACAGGATCAGTATGCAGATGCTTCTGTTGGAAACGTAACCGGTAGCAACGCCGTTAATGTCTTCCTTGGGATTGGTGTGGCCTGGTCCATTTCAGCCATTTACTgggaggtcaaaggtcaggtGTTTTACGTAGACCCTGGATCACTCGCCTTCTCCGTCACACTCTTTACCATCTTTGCCTTTATCAACATTGGTGTGCTGATGCTACGGCGACGGCCATCGGTGGGCGGAGAGCTGGGAGGGCCCAAAGTGCCGAAGATTCTGACAGGAATGTTGTTCATCGGATTGTGGCTTCTCTACATCACATTCTCCAGCCTTGAGGCCTACTGTCACATCACTGGCTTCTAA
- the srsf7a gene encoding serine and arginine rich splicing factor 7a isoform X1: MSYSSRSSSRPSDCKVYVGDLGNGAAKGELERAFSYYGPLRSVWVARNPPGFAFVEYEDARDAEDAVKGMDGKVLCGARVRVELSNGMSRKSRYGRPNRRQFDPNDRCYQCGESGHYAYDCYRFNKRRGRRSRSGSRSRSRSRGRRYRSHSRSRSNERKYRSPSYSKRRSRSGSPARSRSRTPVRRSRSPVRRSKSPVRRSRTPVRRDSRSRSASRQRVRSVSRSRSRSRSVSHKKDSRSRSPSPRRSPTPGAD, from the exons ATGTCCTACTCATCCCGAAGTTCCTCTCGTCCCTCAGACTGTAAGGTCTATGTGGGTGATCTTGGCAACGGTGCAGCCAAAGGTGAACTCGAACGAGCCTTCAGTTACTATGGACCATTACGGAGCGTGTGGGTTGCTCGGAACCCACCAGGTTTTGCCTTTGTTGAGTATGAAGATGCGAGAGATGCAGAGGATGCCGTAAAGGGGATGGATGGAAA GGTTCTTTGTGGAGCTCGTGTTCGAGTTGAATTGTCAAACGGTATGTCCAGAAAGTCTCGTTATGGGCGCCCCAACCGCAGGCAATTTGACCCCAACGACCGGTGCTACCAGTGTGGAGAAAGTGGTCATTACGCTTATGACTGCTATCGCTTCAACAAGAGGCGTGGACGTCGCAGCAG ATCTGGATCACGTTCTCGGTCTAGATCTCGTGGTCGGCGCTACCGCTCCCACAGTCGTAGCCGTAGCAATGAGAG gaaGTACCGTTCACCCTCATACTCCAAACGCCGAAGCAG GTCAGGTTCCCCAGCCCGCTCTAGATCCAGAACTCCTGTGCGTCGTTCTCGTTCACCTGTGCGCAGGTCCAAAAGCCCTGTCCGAAGATCTAGAACCCCTGTCCGAAGAGACAG TCGTTCACGCTCTGCTTCCAGGCAGAGGGTTCGTAGTGTGTCCAGATCCCGTTCTCGGTCTCGTTCAGTCAGCCACAAAAAAGACAG tcGTTCAAGGTCTCCCAGCCCAAGAAGAAGCCCAACACCAGGTGCTGACTGA